In Polaribacter sp. Hel_I_88, the following proteins share a genomic window:
- a CDS encoding ABC transporter ATP-binding protein, producing the protein MIEVKDLRKGFGDVEVLKGITTTFHPGKTSLIIGQSGAGKTVFLKSLIGLHIPESGTISFDGRINTNFSIEEKMQWRQEIGMVFQGGALFDSQTVEENVMFPLKMFTKQSQKEMLERVNFVLDRVNLENSNDKLPAELSGGMQKRVAIARAIVMNPKYLFCDEPNSGLDPQTATVIDNLIQEITDEYKITTVINTHDMNSVMEIGENILFLKDGKKEWEGSSDEMFKTDNEAVVGFVYSSNLFKKVREAYLKETN; encoded by the coding sequence ATGATAGAAGTAAAAGATTTACGCAAAGGTTTTGGTGATGTTGAAGTATTAAAAGGAATTACAACAACTTTTCACCCAGGAAAAACAAGTTTAATTATTGGGCAAAGTGGTGCAGGAAAAACAGTTTTCTTAAAATCTCTAATTGGTTTGCATATTCCAGAAAGTGGCACTATTTCTTTTGATGGAAGAATCAATACAAATTTTAGTATTGAAGAGAAAATGCAATGGAGACAAGAAATAGGTATGGTTTTTCAAGGAGGTGCTTTATTTGATTCACAAACAGTTGAAGAAAATGTAATGTTTCCTTTAAAAATGTTTACAAAACAGTCTCAAAAAGAAATGTTAGAAAGAGTAAACTTTGTGTTAGATAGAGTGAATCTTGAAAATTCTAATGATAAATTACCTGCAGAATTATCTGGAGGTATGCAAAAAAGAGTTGCCATTGCAAGAGCCATAGTTATGAATCCAAAATACTTGTTTTGTGATGAACCAAATTCTGGTTTAGATCCACAAACTGCAACTGTAATCGATAATTTAATTCAAGAAATTACAGACGAATATAAAATTACAACCGTAATTAATACCCATGATATGAATTCTGTAATGGAAATTGGCGAAAATATTCTTTTTTTAAAGGATGGTAAAAAAGAGTGGGAAGGAAGCAGTGATGAGATGTTTAAAACTGATAATGAAGCTGTTGTCGGTTTTGTGTATTCTTCTAATTTATTTAAGAAAGTTCGAGAGGCATATTTAAAAGAAACAAATTAA
- a CDS encoding DUF389 domain-containing protein translates to MEEDIEKNIKPHPPKEEQDASENIKKDAKGLFENLKKFVVELFDFREDTDHAATIDAIKADIPFKGATAWILIFAVFVASIGLNADSTAVVIGAMLISPLMGPILGLGMSFALNDIGTFKKSLKNLGVMIGLSLFASFMFFYFFPLSEDTSELLGRVKPDIRDVLIAFFGGLALMVARTKKGTIASVIFGVAIATALMPPLCTAGYGLAKGNFYYFLGAMYLFTINTIFIALASFLVLKFLRFPMHKYANAAKRKRSSTIATLVGIAVMIPAIFTFVNVFQENQIKTQIEAFTKNEIKNNDYYILMEQPDYDEKTKTLQLKFFNEVSDAEENSLKNSLLTDPRYEYLKEITLKVRDSDTKSFEVITTAYKENREELQESKNIIAGLQKQITALQETITSLNQRIEQDESYNNQKVIAFSTIAKDAKIRYTDIQQIGFAKMLFSKDFIKIDTIPVATVKWRARMADSIIAPKERELRTWLQAEMKLDTLFIKREK, encoded by the coding sequence ATGGAAGAAGATATCGAAAAAAACATAAAGCCTCATCCTCCTAAAGAGGAGCAAGATGCTTCCGAAAATATTAAAAAAGACGCCAAAGGTCTTTTTGAAAATCTTAAGAAATTTGTCGTAGAACTTTTCGATTTCAGAGAAGATACAGATCATGCAGCAACTATAGATGCCATTAAGGCAGATATTCCTTTTAAAGGTGCAACAGCTTGGATTTTAATTTTTGCTGTTTTTGTGGCATCTATTGGCTTAAATGCAGATTCTACTGCAGTTGTAATTGGAGCCATGTTAATATCTCCATTAATGGGACCAATTTTAGGTTTAGGAATGTCTTTTGCTTTAAATGATATAGGAACCTTTAAAAAATCTTTAAAGAATTTAGGCGTAATGATTGGCTTAAGTTTATTCGCCTCTTTTATGTTCTTTTATTTTTTTCCATTAAGTGAAGATACCTCAGAATTATTAGGAAGAGTAAAACCCGATATTAGAGATGTTTTAATTGCTTTTTTTGGTGGTTTGGCGTTAATGGTCGCTAGAACTAAAAAAGGAACTATTGCTTCTGTTATTTTTGGAGTTGCTATTGCTACAGCTTTAATGCCTCCTTTGTGTACTGCTGGTTATGGTTTGGCAAAAGGTAATTTCTACTATTTTTTAGGGGCGATGTATTTGTTTACAATTAATACGATATTTATTGCTTTAGCATCATTTTTGGTTTTAAAATTTCTGCGTTTTCCAATGCACAAATATGCAAATGCTGCCAAAAGAAAACGCTCTTCTACCATCGCTACTTTAGTGGGTATTGCTGTAATGATTCCTGCTATTTTTACTTTTGTAAATGTATTTCAAGAAAATCAAATTAAAACTCAAATAGAGGCATTTACAAAAAATGAAATCAAAAATAACGACTATTATATTTTAATGGAGCAGCCTGATTATGACGAAAAAACAAAAACACTACAGTTAAAGTTTTTTAATGAAGTAAGTGATGCCGAAGAAAATTCTTTGAAAAACAGTTTGTTAACAGATCCAAGGTATGAGTATTTAAAGGAAATAACTTTAAAGGTAAGAGATAGTGATACCAAGAGTTTTGAGGTAATTACTACAGCTTATAAAGAAAATAGAGAAGAATTGCAAGAAAGTAAAAATATCATTGCTGGTTTACAAAAACAAATTACAGCTTTACAGGAAACAATAACGAGCTTAAACCAAAGAATTGAGCAAGACGAATCCTATAACAATCAAAAAGTAATTGCCTTTAGTACCATTGCAAAAGATGCCAAAATTAGGTATACAGATATTCAGCAAATAGGGTTTGCAAAAATGTTGTTCTCTAAAGATTTTATTAAAATTGATACCATTCCTGTTGCTACTGTAAAATGGCGTGCAAGGATGGCAGATAGTATTATTGCACCTAAAGAAAGAGAATTAAGAACCTGGTTACAAGCAGAAATGAAGTTAGATACGTTATTTATCAAAAGAGAAAAATAA
- the pafA gene encoding alkaline phosphatase PafA, protein MKNSIIYLFAIVILFSGFKSDSKNPEKPKLVVGIVIDQMRYDYLTRFYNRYGENGFKRLLNNGFSLENAQYNYIPTYTAVGHTSIYTGTTPDNHGIISNNWYDKFLKESIYCVDDDTYTTVGNDTNEGKKSPFRMQTTTITDQLRLAQNMQNKTISVSIKDRSAILPAGHTANGAYWFDGGSRGQFISSSFYMDALPNWVTDFNNSGKAATYLEQPWETLYDINTYKNSIVDENVYEGKFKGETSSTFPHNIPALKEDNGNYSIIKGIPAGNSFTADFAKAAIIGENLGKSEFTDFLAVSFSSTDYVGHQFGPTSVEIEDTYLRLDNDLADLLSFLDKEIGKDKYTVFLTADHAAVDVPAYLQSLKIPAHYFSNRKFKEEVLKITQKYFNSTELIENISNYQIFLDKDKIESLGLTKSIVADKLVEEIINLDGIYKVVSAKTLQTASFPHGIMNSLQNGYNQKYSGDVLMIPYPATLTGGKTGTSHGSGYSYDTHIPIIFYGNGIQQGSSKKRHEIIDIAPTIANLLQIEAPNSSTGQIIGEALK, encoded by the coding sequence ATGAAAAACAGTATAATTTATCTATTTGCAATCGTAATTTTATTCTCTGGATTTAAAAGCGATTCTAAAAACCCAGAAAAACCAAAGCTTGTTGTTGGTATTGTTATAGATCAAATGAGATACGATTATTTGACAAGATTCTATAACAGGTATGGAGAAAACGGATTTAAAAGACTTTTAAATAATGGGTTTTCTCTAGAAAATGCTCAATATAATTATATACCAACTTACACAGCAGTTGGTCATACCTCAATTTACACAGGTACCACTCCAGATAATCATGGAATAATATCTAACAATTGGTATGACAAATTTTTAAAGGAATCAATTTATTGTGTAGATGATGATACATACACAACTGTTGGAAATGATACTAATGAAGGAAAAAAATCTCCTTTTAGAATGCAAACAACTACAATAACTGATCAGTTGCGTTTAGCGCAAAATATGCAAAACAAAACGATAAGTGTTAGTATAAAAGATAGGTCTGCAATTTTACCTGCAGGACATACAGCAAATGGCGCCTATTGGTTTGATGGTGGTTCAAGAGGTCAATTTATTTCTTCTTCTTTTTATATGGATGCATTACCAAATTGGGTAACAGATTTTAATAATTCTGGCAAAGCAGCTACTTACTTAGAACAGCCTTGGGAAACACTTTACGATATCAATACGTATAAAAATAGTATTGTTGATGAAAATGTGTATGAAGGCAAATTTAAGGGCGAAACTAGCAGTACATTTCCTCATAATATTCCTGCTTTAAAAGAGGATAATGGAAACTATAGTATAATTAAAGGAATTCCTGCTGGGAATTCTTTTACAGCAGATTTTGCAAAAGCAGCTATTATTGGTGAAAATTTAGGAAAAAGTGAATTTACAGATTTTTTAGCAGTAAGCTTTTCTTCTACAGATTATGTTGGACATCAATTTGGACCAACATCTGTAGAAATTGAAGACACCTATTTGCGTTTGGATAATGATTTGGCAGATTTACTTTCTTTTTTAGACAAAGAAATCGGAAAAGACAAATACACCGTTTTTTTAACTGCAGATCATGCTGCTGTAGATGTACCTGCCTATTTGCAATCTTTAAAAATACCTGCACATTATTTTAGCAACAGAAAATTTAAAGAAGAAGTTTTAAAAATCACTCAAAAATATTTTAATTCCACAGAATTGATTGAAAACATTTCTAATTATCAAATATTTTTAGATAAAGATAAGATTGAATCTTTAGGACTTACAAAAAGTATTGTAGCAGATAAATTGGTAGAAGAAATTATTAATCTTGATGGAATTTACAAAGTTGTATCAGCAAAAACATTACAAACTGCAAGTTTCCCTCATGGAATTATGAATTCTTTACAAAATGGCTATAATCAAAAATATTCTGGAGATGTTTTGATGATTCCTTATCCAGCAACTTTAACTGGAGGAAAAACTGGAACTTCTCATGGTTCTGGCTATTCTTATGACACGCATATTCCTATTATTTTTTACGGAAATGGCATTCAGCAAGGAAGCTCTAAAAAACGTCATGAAATTATAGATATTGCTCCAACAATTGCTAATTTATTGCAAATTGAAGCTCCAAATTCATCAACAGGACAAATTATTGGGGAAGCTTTAAAATAG
- a CDS encoding SprT-like domain-containing protein, translating into MGGLGWASFIPPKAIPFVQFLIDAHSFDLLIVNQRQTKHGDFRKMPNGKYQITVNNNLNKHQFLLTLVHEIAHHVTHQKFGRVQPHGQEWKKVFQHLMLPFLRLEIYPKEMIGHLANYLKNPKASTDSDVRLSLALRGNIAEEGKNFIFSLPFGTLFIFKNAVYKKGNMRRTRIECLEMKTKKVYLFNQNVEVKLYE; encoded by the coding sequence TTGGGAGGGTTAGGGTGGGCCTCTTTCATTCCACCAAAAGCAATTCCATTTGTTCAATTTTTAATTGATGCACATTCATTTGATTTATTAATTGTGAATCAACGTCAAACAAAACATGGCGATTTTAGAAAGATGCCCAATGGAAAATACCAAATAACGGTTAATAATAACCTCAACAAACATCAATTTTTATTGACATTGGTGCATGAAATTGCACATCATGTTACGCATCAAAAATTCGGAAGAGTGCAACCTCATGGACAAGAATGGAAAAAAGTTTTTCAGCACTTAATGCTGCCTTTTTTAAGGCTAGAAATTTATCCGAAAGAGATGATTGGACATTTAGCAAACTATTTGAAAAATCCTAAGGCAAGTACAGATTCTGATGTAAGACTTTCGCTTGCCTTAAGAGGAAACATCGCTGAAGAAGGTAAGAATTTTATTTTCTCACTCCCTTTTGGAACTTTATTTATTTTTAAAAATGCGGTTTACAAAAAAGGAAATATGAGAAGAACAAGAATTGAATGTTTAGAAATGAAAACTAAAAAAGTATATCTATTCAATCAAAATGTGGAAGTAAAATTATACGAATAG
- a CDS encoding CIA30 family protein, which produces MNKYSYIILIFLFMNNSTYTIFEFSKQSNIASWRVVDDGVMGGLSSGNFEINEKGNGLYTGEISLDNNGGFSSLRYRFDKINVEKFSKVILKIKGDGKKYQFRVKDNSQNYYSYVQTFETTKEWELVEINLSEMYPAFRGRKLDMNNFSSNEIEEITLLFGNKKEETFQLEISKIYLE; this is translated from the coding sequence ATGAACAAATACTCTTATATCATCTTAATTTTTTTATTTATGAATAATTCAACGTATACAATTTTTGAGTTTTCAAAACAATCTAATATAGCATCTTGGAGAGTTGTAGATGATGGTGTTATGGGAGGGCTTTCTTCTGGGAATTTCGAAATTAACGAAAAAGGAAATGGATTATATACAGGCGAAATTTCTTTAGACAATAATGGTGGATTTTCTTCTTTAAGATATCGATTTGATAAAATTAATGTTGAAAAATTTTCTAAAGTTATTTTAAAGATTAAAGGCGATGGAAAAAAATATCAGTTTAGAGTAAAAGATAATTCTCAAAATTATTATTCTTACGTACAAACTTTTGAAACTACAAAAGAATGGGAGCTTGTAGAAATCAACTTATCTGAAATGTATCCTGCTTTTAGAGGTAGAAAGTTAGACATGAATAATTTTTCATCAAACGAAATTGAGGAAATTACACTACTTTTTGGAAATAAAAAAGAGGAGACTTTTCAATTAGAAATAAGTAAAATTTATCTCGAATAA
- a CDS encoding ABC transporter permease → MNYIEHIGKYFIMLGQVFKKPLKGRIFREALFKEIEELGLKSLGIIMFISFFIGGVIALQTALNLDTPFIPKSLIGFAAKRSIILEFAPTFCSIILAGKVGSYITSSIGTMRVTEQIDALDVMGINSLNHLVLPKVIATVFFYPFLIILGMALGIFGGWLAGVLSGLFSGVDYIEGLQSDFKPFLIVYALIKTLVFAFLIATVPSYHGYYVKGGSLAVGKASTQSVVWTTILIVIMNYLLTQMLLT, encoded by the coding sequence ATGAATTACATAGAGCATATTGGTAAATACTTTATTATGCTAGGGCAGGTTTTTAAAAAACCGCTTAAAGGTAGAATTTTTCGCGAAGCTTTATTCAAGGAAATAGAAGAACTTGGTTTAAAGTCTTTGGGTATTATTATGTTTATTTCCTTTTTTATTGGAGGTGTAATTGCATTACAAACTGCCTTAAATTTAGATACGCCTTTTATTCCAAAATCTTTAATTGGTTTTGCTGCAAAAAGATCTATAATTTTAGAGTTTGCACCAACTTTTTGTTCTATTATTTTAGCTGGTAAAGTAGGTTCTTATATAACTTCTAGTATTGGTACTATGAGGGTTACAGAACAAATTGACGCGTTAGATGTTATGGGAATCAATTCCTTAAATCATTTAGTGTTACCAAAAGTAATTGCAACTGTATTCTTTTATCCATTTCTAATAATTTTAGGAATGGCTTTAGGTATTTTCGGTGGCTGGTTGGCTGGTGTTTTATCGGGTTTATTTTCAGGTGTAGATTATATTGAAGGATTGCAATCAGATTTTAAGCCTTTTTTAATTGTCTATGCACTTATAAAAACACTTGTTTTTGCCTTTTTAATAGCTACAGTTCCATCTTATCATGGTTATTATGTAAAAGGCGGTTCTCTTGCAGTAGGTAAAGCAAGTACGCAATCTGTAGTTTGGACTACCATATTAATTGTAATTATGAATTATTTATTAACTCAAATGTTACTAACTTAA